One genomic region from Leptolyngbyaceae cyanobacterium JSC-12 encodes:
- a CDS encoding NADH dehydrogenase transmembrane subunit (IMG reference gene:2510096973~PFAM: NADH dehydrogenase transmembrane subunit) has protein sequence MAIAFLYLLLAGAFLVVIPAVLYFYLNQRWYVASSFERGFMYFLVFFFFPGMLFLSPFLNFRPKRREIAG, from the coding sequence ATGGCGATCGCTTTTCTTTATTTGCTTCTGGCAGGAGCATTTTTGGTGGTGATACCAGCAGTTTTGTATTTTTATTTGAATCAGCGCTGGTACGTTGCAAGCTCTTTTGAGCGAGGCTTTATGTACTTTCTGGTATTTTTCTTTTTTCCAGGAATGTTGTTTCTATCCCCATTTCTGAATTTTCGCCCTAAACGTCGTGAGATTGCTGGGTAA
- a CDS encoding hypothetical protein (IMG reference gene:2510096974) produces MKLNILCKEFEKMGAEGLEPSRPCGQRIFILLQFSLLPFASWALRIGLSLYPRQTLRFRLSGGWVAPVESLHLPDF; encoded by the coding sequence ATGAAACTTAATATCTTATGCAAAGAATTTGAAAAAATGGGGGCAGAGGGACTTGAACCCTCACGACCTTGCGGTCAACGGATTTTCATTCTCCTACAGTTTTCACTGCTGCCCTTTGCTAGCTGGGCTTTGAGAATTGGACTCTCCCTTTACCCGCGCCAAACACTGCGGTTTCGGCTATCTGGCGGTTGGGTAGCTCCCGTCGAGTCTCTGCACCTTCCAGACTTTTGA
- a CDS encoding hypothetical protein (IMG reference gene:2510096975), which produces MIEKLALGLVAECNLKNPWLGQTNSGWDKSIFVFLQKVRWLRVGYWQDILVFRCI; this is translated from the coding sequence ATGATAGAGAAGCTAGCTCTTGGATTAGTAGCAGAGTGTAACCTTAAAAATCCCTGGTTAGGGCAAACCAATTCTGGTTGGGACAAATCAATTTTTGTATTCCTTCAAAAAGTTCGGTGGCTACGGGTAGGTTATTGGCAGGATATTCTTGTATTCCGGTGTATATGA
- a CDS encoding hypothetical protein (IMG reference gene:2510096976), translating into MMIGEPIQNSQQNESSYRFSRQGRNIQQAQECIYGFLLEIVRKWPPEEVLLEFKRLFIYHVDSISSSAIHAIYEIVFSNNQEEFRNTLKRCCYILINNWDASRNYKPIRELVHLFSDPTFNRYTASPTLKRLRVWINDFVNSKDFEELKLFTSRYEDQLRGPWVSRYTSYLLVPQYANLKNPLEQREAARTLSKQLKDRFKFDLAMYVARSQTRSADHRPPKNPTALGDEALRLIKMIVARRGQFSYVNLANIFLNQVEHVTFKEFKQSLQTYLVFSVENQSFAEMLQAKLSEKLEHLYDEYDNNTVTNALILRTCNRIIDTLTTENQTDPSPLFIQLLSQGNPITLVIVLLKVVLICRHTRTHLETRIAELIKHYQDYPEDECDWVINFLEIFNVTFAIYAENVRYNLVQMDDVVDQPEKQKVFDPDTYRIFSQLRCEEKLELFPGLVTPENLSEELVEDGFLVNENG; encoded by the coding sequence ATGATGATCGGGGAGCCTATTCAAAATTCTCAGCAGAATGAAAGTTCCTACAGGTTTTCCAGACAGGGACGAAACATTCAGCAAGCGCAAGAGTGTATCTATGGATTTTTGCTAGAGATTGTGCGGAAGTGGCCGCCGGAGGAAGTACTGCTGGAGTTCAAGCGGTTATTTATCTACCATGTTGACTCCATTAGTTCCAGTGCAATACACGCTATTTATGAGATTGTTTTTTCTAATAATCAAGAAGAGTTTAGAAATACACTCAAGCGGTGTTGCTATATCTTGATTAATAACTGGGATGCTAGCAGAAACTACAAACCAATTCGTGAACTAGTTCATCTCTTTTCTGATCCAACATTCAATCGATATACGGCTTCTCCTACTCTAAAGCGGTTAAGGGTTTGGATTAATGATTTTGTTAATAGCAAAGATTTTGAAGAGCTAAAGCTCTTTACTTCAAGATATGAGGACCAACTAAGGGGTCCCTGGGTTTCTCGCTACACGTCATATCTGTTGGTGCCTCAATATGCAAATTTAAAGAATCCTTTGGAACAACGCGAAGCTGCTAGAACTCTTTCAAAGCAACTGAAAGATCGATTTAAGTTTGATTTGGCAATGTACGTGGCGCGATCGCAAACTCGGTCAGCCGATCACCGTCCTCCTAAAAACCCTACAGCCCTTGGCGATGAAGCTTTAAGGCTAATCAAAATGATTGTGGCGCGTCGCGGGCAATTTAGCTATGTTAATTTAGCTAATATCTTTTTGAATCAGGTTGAACATGTAACATTCAAGGAATTTAAGCAAAGTCTGCAGACTTATTTAGTATTTTCCGTAGAGAACCAAAGTTTTGCTGAAATGTTGCAGGCAAAGCTGAGTGAAAAGTTGGAGCATCTCTACGATGAATATGACAATAATACTGTCACTAATGCTTTAATTTTAAGAACATGTAACCGTATAATCGACACTTTAACGACTGAGAATCAAACCGATCCGTCTCCTCTTTTCATCCAACTCCTGAGCCAGGGCAATCCTATTACTCTGGTCATCGTTCTATTAAAAGTAGTTTTAATTTGTCGGCATACTCGCACTCACCTGGAAACTCGAATTGCTGAACTAATCAAGCACTATCAAGACTACCCTGAAGATGAATGTGATTGGGTGATTAACTTTCTAGAAATTTTTAATGTAACCTTTGCGATTTACGCGGAAAATGTACGCTACAACTTGGTACAAATGGATGATGTTGTGGATCAACCTGAGAAGCAAAAAGTTTTCGATCCAGACACTTACCGAATTTTTTCTCAATTACGCTGCGAGGAGAAATTGGAATTATTTCCTGGCTTAGTTACTCCAGAGAATCTCAGCGAAGAGCTGGTTGAAGACGGATTCTTGGTGAATGAGAATGGCTAA
- a CDS encoding putative integral membrane protein (IMG reference gene:2510096977~PFAM: Uncharacterised protein family (UPF0104)) yields MRSVLVRLKPLLRWVILGAVLFFLAKVLHNHWESVAAIRIDAAGWACLAIALGITLLAHTSAGWVWSRMLRQDFQQSVQGGWLTQAYLQTNLAKYLPGNIWHYYGRIAAATKAGATLEAATVSVLLEPLLMAAAALLIALLSGQAIAARYGLVAVGLQWIVLGATLLAIHPIMLNPLLQRLAKVKQKATELSQSVLPSELNHYPFQALIGNLVFLLLRGAGFLLTFLAIQSFDLVQVPVLLSAFSLAWLLGLVVPGAPGGLGIFEATAIALLGHLFSPGGLLGVVAVYRLVSVVSEALGAGLAWLDQYLTKLQR; encoded by the coding sequence ATGAGATCTGTTTTGGTGCGCCTGAAACCGTTGCTGCGCTGGGTGATTTTGGGCGCAGTTCTGTTTTTTCTGGCAAAGGTCTTACACAATCACTGGGAAAGTGTAGCCGCAATTCGGATTGATGCTGCAGGATGGGCGTGTCTGGCGATCGCGCTCGGGATTACGTTATTGGCGCATACTTCTGCTGGGTGGGTTTGGAGCCGCATGTTGCGCCAAGATTTTCAGCAATCAGTGCAAGGAGGATGGCTGACTCAGGCCTATCTGCAAACCAATCTTGCTAAGTATCTGCCAGGAAATATCTGGCATTACTATGGGCGCATTGCCGCTGCGACTAAAGCAGGGGCAACGCTGGAGGCTGCAACGGTGAGCGTTCTCTTAGAACCTTTGTTAATGGCAGCAGCAGCGCTGCTGATAGCACTTTTGAGCGGACAAGCGATCGCTGCACGCTATGGGTTGGTTGCAGTGGGGCTGCAGTGGATTGTTTTAGGGGCTACTCTACTGGCAATTCACCCGATTATGCTGAATCCTTTGTTGCAACGACTGGCTAAAGTCAAACAAAAGGCAACTGAGCTATCCCAGTCTGTGCTGCCTTCTGAGTTAAATCATTATCCATTTCAAGCTTTGATAGGCAATCTGGTGTTTCTGCTACTTAGAGGAGCAGGCTTCTTGCTGACTTTTTTGGCAATCCAATCATTTGACTTGGTTCAGGTGCCAGTCCTATTGAGTGCCTTCAGTTTGGCATGGCTTTTGGGACTGGTCGTTCCTGGAGCACCAGGCGGGTTGGGAATTTTTGAAGCAACGGCGATCGCGTTATTAGGGCACCTGTTTTCGCCGGGGGGGCTGTTGGGCGTGGTGGCGGTTTATCGATTGGTGAGTGTTGTCTCGGAAGCGCTTGGAGCAGGACTCGCTTGGCTTGACCAGTATCTGACTAAACTTCAGCGATAG
- a CDS encoding Fe-S oxidoreductase (IMG reference gene:2510096978~PFAM: Radical SAM superfamily; B12 binding domain) has translation MRVLLLYPLFPKSFWSFEKTLELVNRKALLPPLGLVTVAAILPQEWEFKLVDRNVRQISEAEWAWADLVILSAMIVQKDDFLHLIWEAKQRGKRVAVGGPYATSVPYEAKTAGADYLILDEGEITLPLFVAAIERGETQGIFRANGDKPDITTTPIPRFDLLELDAYDNMSVQFSRGCPFQCEFCDIIVLYGRKPRTKTPQQLLAELQRLYELGWRRLIFMVDDNFIGNKRNVKLLLKELKGWMAERDYPFYFNTEASVDLANDPELMELMVECNFNAVFLGIETPDEDSLTLTHKYQNTRDSLSQAVDTITRAGLRVMAGFIIGFDGEKKGAGDRIVRFVEQTAIPTAFFSMLQVLPDTDLWHRLEKEGRLRNKLNGIIQTSIINFVPTRPVEEIAREFIAAFWELYDPLRYLERTYRHFLKLGAPKHSTKLRQVSWTSIRALAIICWRQGVVRKTRWKFWLNLFGILRHNPRVWQHYLSICAISEHFLEYREIVRQQIESQLAEYLANEAQLQAEQAKQIRAIAS, from the coding sequence ATGCGTGTATTACTGCTCTACCCCCTATTTCCAAAAAGCTTTTGGTCATTTGAAAAGACGCTTGAGTTAGTCAATCGCAAAGCCCTACTTCCTCCTCTAGGACTGGTAACTGTAGCGGCAATTTTACCCCAGGAATGGGAATTTAAGTTGGTTGACCGCAACGTGCGTCAAATTAGCGAGGCAGAATGGGCATGGGCAGATTTGGTAATTCTTTCCGCAATGATTGTGCAGAAGGACGATTTTCTGCACTTAATTTGGGAAGCAAAACAACGCGGGAAACGAGTAGCAGTTGGAGGACCGTATGCCACCTCTGTGCCCTACGAGGCGAAAACTGCAGGAGCCGATTATTTAATCTTAGATGAGGGCGAAATTACTCTGCCCCTTTTTGTTGCAGCCATTGAGCGCGGAGAAACACAGGGCATTTTTCGCGCCAATGGTGACAAACCCGATATTACAACAACACCCATCCCACGCTTCGATTTGCTGGAACTTGATGCCTACGATAATATGTCTGTCCAATTTTCACGGGGTTGTCCCTTCCAATGTGAATTCTGTGACATTATCGTGCTGTACGGTCGCAAGCCTCGCACCAAAACACCTCAACAACTTCTGGCAGAGTTGCAGCGGCTTTACGAACTGGGCTGGCGCAGATTGATCTTCATGGTGGATGACAATTTCATTGGCAATAAGCGCAACGTCAAGCTTTTACTCAAAGAGTTGAAGGGTTGGATGGCAGAACGAGACTATCCGTTTTATTTCAATACGGAAGCATCGGTTGATCTCGCTAACGACCCAGAGTTGATGGAACTGATGGTGGAATGTAACTTTAATGCTGTTTTTCTAGGCATTGAAACTCCGGACGAGGACAGCTTAACGCTAACGCACAAGTATCAAAACACACGAGATTCGTTGTCTCAGGCAGTTGATACTATCACGCGAGCAGGTTTACGAGTGATGGCTGGATTCATTATTGGATTTGATGGAGAAAAAAAGGGGGCGGGCGATCGCATTGTTCGGTTTGTCGAGCAAACAGCCATTCCCACAGCATTTTTCAGTATGTTGCAGGTACTCCCTGATACGGATCTCTGGCACCGGTTAGAGAAAGAAGGTCGCCTACGCAACAAGCTCAACGGCATCATCCAAACCTCTATCATCAACTTTGTTCCCACTCGCCCAGTTGAAGAAATTGCCCGTGAATTTATTGCAGCTTTCTGGGAACTGTACGATCCACTACGATATCTGGAGCGCACCTACCGCCATTTCCTTAAGTTAGGAGCACCCAAGCACTCTACTAAGTTGCGTCAAGTCAGTTGGACAAGTATTCGAGCACTTGCCATTATCTGCTGGAGACAGGGCGTTGTTCGCAAAACCCGTTGGAAGTTCTGGCTAAATCTGTTTGGCATTCTGCGGCATAATCCCCGTGTTTGGCAACATTACCTATCCATTTGCGCAATTAGCGAACATTTTCTGGAGTATCGAGAAATTGTGCGTCAACAAATTGAGAGTCAACTGGCAGAATATTTAGCAAATGAAGCACAACTACAAGCTGAGCAAGCAAAGCAGATTCGAGCGATCGCGTCTTGA
- a CDS encoding Cytochrome B6-F complex subunit VI (PetL) (IMG reference gene:2510096980~PFAM: Cytochrome B6-F complex subunit VI (PetL)), with protein sequence MGGVIAYIVILGGAFATAMGLYFGFKAIKLI encoded by the coding sequence ATGGGTGGAGTAATTGCTTACATTGTCATTTTGGGTGGTGCTTTTGCTACAGCAATGGGGCTGTACTTTGGGTTCAAAGCCATAAAGCTGATTTAA
- a CDS encoding 3-dehydroquinate synthase (IMG reference gene:2510096981~PFAM: 3-dehydroquinate synthase~TIGRFAM: 3-dehydroquinate synthase), protein MQSVISVQLPQKSYDVEIAPDNLNKLGERLQSLKVGHKVLVVSNPTIFRHFGEAAIASLENTGFDVAHCILPAGERYKTPSTLQKIYDAALEHRIERSSTFVALGGGVIGDITGFAAATWLRGVNVVQVPTSLLAMVDAAIGGKTGVNHPKGKNLIGAFHQPRLVLIDPLVLKTLPPREFRAGIAEVIKYGVIWDADLFSQLEQAPRLDRFTALSETLVHTILVRSCQAKAHVVSQDEKEAGLRAILNYGHTIGHAIESLTGYRLVNHGEAVAIGMVAAGQIAVALNLWEGESCNRQIALIQKAGLPTQVPTQAAIEDILIALQSDKKVEAGKVRFVLPTQVGAAVVTDQVSTSVIQDVLSQMYAV, encoded by the coding sequence ATGCAGTCCGTCATATCGGTTCAGCTCCCCCAAAAGTCTTACGATGTGGAGATCGCGCCCGATAACCTCAACAAACTTGGGGAGCGACTTCAGTCTCTCAAAGTGGGGCATAAGGTACTGGTGGTCTCTAATCCCACTATCTTTCGGCATTTTGGGGAAGCTGCGATCGCATCGTTGGAAAATACCGGATTCGACGTGGCACACTGTATTTTGCCCGCAGGTGAACGCTATAAAACCCCTTCCACTCTGCAAAAAATTTATGATGCAGCGTTAGAGCATCGCATTGAGCGATCGTCTACCTTTGTCGCATTGGGTGGTGGTGTTATTGGTGATATAACCGGGTTTGCAGCGGCAACTTGGCTGCGGGGTGTGAATGTGGTTCAGGTGCCCACCTCCCTACTGGCAATGGTGGATGCAGCGATCGGCGGGAAAACAGGTGTTAATCACCCTAAAGGGAAGAACCTAATCGGCGCATTTCATCAACCCCGCCTGGTATTAATTGATCCGCTCGTGCTTAAAACGCTACCACCGCGAGAATTCCGCGCTGGGATTGCCGAAGTTATTAAATATGGTGTGATCTGGGATGCAGACCTGTTTTCCCAGTTGGAACAAGCTCCCCGACTAGATCGCTTCACTGCCCTCAGCGAAACACTGGTGCACACAATTCTAGTGCGATCATGCCAGGCAAAGGCGCATGTGGTCAGTCAAGATGAAAAAGAAGCTGGATTGCGTGCGATTTTGAACTACGGCCACACAATTGGACACGCGATCGAAAGTTTAACCGGATATCGGCTGGTGAATCATGGCGAGGCAGTGGCGATTGGCATGGTGGCGGCTGGACAGATCGCAGTGGCACTAAATCTCTGGGAGGGAGAGAGTTGCAATCGCCAGATTGCCCTGATCCAAAAAGCCGGATTACCAACTCAAGTACCTACCCAAGCCGCGATCGAGGATATTTTGATTGCGCTTCAAAGCGATAAGAAAGTAGAAGCTGGAAAAGTACGGTTTGTCTTACCAACCCAAGTTGGGGCTGCTGTGGTGACTGATCAAGTATCCACTAGCGTAATTCAGGACGTTTTGAGTCAGATGTATGCCGTCTAA
- a CDS encoding histidine kinase with GAF domain (IMG reference gene:2510096982~PFAM: Histidine kinase-, DNA gyrase B-, and HSP90-like ATPase; GAF domain; His Kinase A (phosphoacceptor) domain) produces MSSDPLRMYPKDPLKRELVWRSQPGKLDARSSLHKKLHYQTVQSRHEETIQNIQKQALNTHRKTAQEQRTTLQQMEPERLVGAIAQRIRHTLDLNTLVAIAAQELGELLWVDRVEIVQYLSELRLWRHLAEYRRDLTAPSFMQCDVPDDNNPLAEQLKRLETVQICNSSIVGDEINQPFAEVSPGSWLLLPLKIEGILWGSLSLVKHQVGGWQPSEVELIYAAAEQLAIAIQHSQLYQKVQQLNAELEYTVAQRTAQLQQSLANEEMLKRITDKVRDSLDEGHILATTVEELANLLKVDCCDTGLYNDSRTTCTIAYEHTSVFPPSQGKTISMTTSHREIYEQLLNCQHVQFCCLESDTYPEAEAHTILACPIFDNQGVLGDLWLFRANAQIFDDLEVRLVQQVANQCAIAIRQARLYQSAQNQVEALEHVNQLKDSFLNTVSHELRTPVTTIKMAIQMLTLALGREGLLPNPHKPSPNANKIAHYLKILNDECNREIGLITDLLDLQQLEAGIHTVTIQPVELKSYLQRILRPFQEQAEAQGQILQIQIAPDLPAILSDPQSLERILVELLSNACKYTPQGETITVTASMVTKSLEANLVAIKVSNSGVQIPLDQLERIFDKFYRIPSNDPHRHGGTGLGLALVKKLVLQIGGKIYVESSNGETSFTVEIPATSGQRIRRHTSDSKRPELR; encoded by the coding sequence ATGAGTTCTGATCCCCTCCGCATGTATCCTAAAGACCCTTTGAAGAGGGAACTTGTTTGGCGTTCTCAGCCAGGTAAGCTAGACGCGCGAAGTTCTTTGCACAAGAAACTGCATTACCAGACTGTTCAAAGTCGGCATGAAGAGACGATTCAGAATATTCAAAAGCAGGCGTTGAATACCCACCGTAAAACGGCTCAGGAGCAAAGAACAACCCTGCAGCAGATGGAACCAGAGCGGTTGGTGGGGGCGATCGCTCAACGCATTCGGCATACTCTCGATCTCAATACACTGGTTGCGATCGCAGCTCAGGAACTTGGGGAACTGCTATGGGTTGACCGTGTGGAAATTGTTCAATACCTGTCTGAACTGCGTCTTTGGCGTCACTTAGCAGAGTATCGCCGCGATCTCACTGCTCCAAGCTTTATGCAGTGCGATGTCCCGGATGATAACAATCCCCTTGCTGAGCAACTTAAACGACTTGAAACTGTGCAAATTTGCAACAGCAGCATCGTAGGCGATGAGATTAATCAGCCATTTGCGGAGGTTTCTCCTGGCTCCTGGCTGTTGTTACCACTCAAGATTGAAGGTATCCTCTGGGGCAGTTTAAGCCTGGTTAAGCATCAGGTTGGAGGATGGCAGCCCTCAGAAGTTGAACTAATTTATGCGGCAGCGGAGCAACTTGCGATCGCGATTCAACACTCCCAGCTTTACCAAAAAGTTCAGCAACTCAACGCAGAATTAGAATACACGGTTGCACAGCGGACTGCACAACTGCAGCAATCTCTTGCCAATGAAGAGATGCTCAAACGCATTACCGATAAAGTGCGTGATTCCTTAGATGAAGGCCACATTTTGGCAACGACTGTGGAAGAGTTGGCGAATTTGCTTAAGGTTGATTGCTGTGATACAGGACTTTACAACGACAGTCGGACTACCTGCACGATCGCTTACGAACACACATCGGTTTTTCCGCCGTCGCAGGGCAAAACAATTAGCATGACCACTAGCCATCGAGAGATTTATGAACAGCTTCTGAACTGTCAACATGTGCAGTTTTGCTGTTTAGAAAGTGATACTTATCCTGAAGCAGAAGCACATACCATCTTGGCATGTCCTATTTTTGACAATCAGGGTGTATTAGGAGATTTATGGCTGTTTCGTGCCAATGCGCAGATTTTTGATGATTTGGAAGTGCGGCTTGTACAGCAGGTCGCTAATCAATGCGCGATCGCGATTCGCCAGGCCAGACTCTATCAATCTGCGCAAAACCAGGTTGAAGCTCTGGAACATGTTAACCAGCTTAAAGACAGTTTTTTGAACACCGTTTCCCACGAATTGCGGACTCCCGTTACCACTATCAAGATGGCAATCCAGATGTTGACCCTAGCCTTGGGACGCGAAGGACTGTTGCCTAATCCGCACAAACCGTCTCCAAATGCCAACAAAATCGCTCATTATCTCAAAATCCTGAACGACGAATGCAATCGAGAAATTGGGCTGATTACCGACCTACTAGATCTGCAACAGCTAGAAGCAGGCATCCATACTGTTACTATCCAACCTGTTGAACTGAAATCTTATCTACAACGAATTCTTCGCCCCTTTCAAGAACAGGCGGAAGCGCAGGGACAAATTCTGCAGATTCAGATTGCGCCTGATCTTCCCGCTATTTTGTCTGATCCCCAAAGCTTAGAGCGCATTCTCGTTGAACTGCTATCTAACGCCTGCAAATACACGCCCCAGGGCGAAACTATCACCGTTACAGCCTCAATGGTTACCAAAAGCTTAGAAGCGAACTTGGTTGCAATCAAGGTGAGCAATTCTGGTGTTCAAATTCCCCTTGATCAACTGGAACGTATTTTTGACAAGTTTTACCGCATTCCCAGTAATGACCCACATCGACACGGTGGAACTGGTTTGGGGCTTGCCCTGGTCAAGAAGTTAGTGCTTCAAATCGGCGGGAAGATTTATGTAGAAAGCAGCAATGGAGAAACCAGCTTTACAGTGGAAATTCCAGCTACTTCAGGTCAACGTATTAGACGGCATACATCTGACTCAAAACGTCCTGAATTACGCTAG
- a CDS encoding GTP-binding protein Era (IMG reference gene:2510096983~PFAM: GTPase of unknown function; KH domain~TIGRFAM: GTP-binding protein Era; small GTP-binding protein domain) — protein MSASRLKSVFDSSGSWSERSLSRFKGYQQHSVYPEQSFQRSNDMSETDSGGFLPADFGLIPLAPEGFKSGFVGIVGRPNVGKSTLMNHLVGQKIAITSPVAQTTRNRLRGILTTAAAQIIFVDTPGIHKPQHQLGEVLVKNAQVAMQSVDVLLFVVDSSVAVGKGDRFIAELAHQSASPVVLGLNKSDQQPATDESLDHSYQELAAAYGWEWVKFSALTGDNLDALLAQLIQHLEPGPYYYPPDLVTDQPERFIMGELIREQILLQTREEVPHSTAIAIERVIEEPTITRILATIHVERPSQKGILIGKGGNMLKAIGTAAREQIQKLIAGKVYLELFVKVQPKWRQSRAQLADLGYRVEEE, from the coding sequence ATGTCAGCCAGCAGACTAAAATCTGTCTTTGACTCTAGCGGTTCCTGGTCAGAAAGAAGCTTAAGCAGATTTAAAGGTTATCAGCAGCATTCCGTTTATCCTGAACAGTCGTTTCAGAGAAGCAACGATATGAGCGAAACAGACAGTGGTGGCTTTCTCCCAGCGGACTTTGGCTTAATCCCCCTGGCTCCAGAAGGATTTAAGTCAGGGTTTGTTGGCATTGTGGGACGCCCGAATGTGGGGAAGTCCACGCTGATGAATCATTTGGTGGGACAAAAAATTGCCATTACTTCTCCTGTGGCTCAAACAACCCGGAACCGTTTACGCGGGATTCTGACAACTGCAGCAGCGCAGATTATTTTTGTGGATACTCCTGGGATTCATAAACCACAGCATCAATTAGGAGAAGTCCTGGTCAAAAACGCTCAGGTAGCCATGCAATCAGTGGATGTGCTGTTGTTTGTGGTCGATAGTTCTGTAGCTGTTGGTAAAGGCGATCGCTTTATTGCAGAACTTGCCCACCAGAGTGCATCACCTGTTGTTTTAGGTTTGAACAAATCGGATCAGCAACCAGCAACCGATGAATCCCTAGATCACAGTTATCAGGAGTTGGCCGCAGCCTATGGATGGGAATGGGTAAAATTTTCAGCACTGACTGGTGATAACCTGGATGCCCTGTTAGCTCAGCTAATTCAGCATCTAGAACCTGGACCATACTACTATCCCCCTGATCTGGTCACAGATCAGCCAGAACGATTTATTATGGGCGAATTAATTCGGGAGCAAATTTTGCTACAGACTCGGGAAGAGGTGCCCCATTCAACAGCGATCGCGATCGAGCGCGTGATCGAAGAACCCACAATTACCCGTATCCTCGCAACAATTCATGTAGAACGTCCCTCTCAAAAAGGGATTTTGATTGGTAAAGGGGGCAATATGTTGAAGGCAATTGGCACAGCCGCTCGTGAGCAGATTCAGAAACTTATTGCGGGCAAGGTGTATTTAGAATTGTTTGTGAAGGTGCAACCCAAGTGGCGTCAATCGCGGGCGCAACTTGCAGATTTGGGCTATCGCGTAGAGGAGGAATAA
- a CDS encoding 6-phosphofructokinase (IMG reference gene:2510096984~PFAM: Phosphofructokinase~TIGRFAM: phosphofructokinase), protein MGQPKRIGILTSGGDCAGLNAAIRAVVRSAIDSYGWEVYGIRQATQGLMARPPAAIRLTPELVDPCLTKGGTMLGTTNKGDPFAFPMPDGTLCDRSQEIIEGYHLLGLDALIGIGGDGSLAILRRLAQQGGLNLVGIPKTIDNDVSVTECSIGFDTAVSVATEAVDRLQFTAASHSRVMILEVMGRDAGHIAMCAGIAGGADIILIPEIPYTLDGICETIKARQQIGKNYCLLVVAEAVRTEAGDRITIKDGGGCRLGGIGHYLSQSLCDRIDAEVRVTVLGHIQRGGIPSHLDRLIATCFGVAAVELIAKEKYDHVVTWQRRSVVAVPIEEAISKYSTVNPQGTLATTARRMGIFLGS, encoded by the coding sequence ATGGGACAACCAAAACGAATTGGCATTTTAACAAGTGGGGGCGATTGTGCTGGGCTGAATGCAGCCATTCGTGCTGTCGTTCGTAGCGCGATCGATTCGTATGGATGGGAGGTGTATGGAATTCGTCAGGCAACACAGGGTTTAATGGCGCGTCCTCCTGCTGCTATTCGTTTAACACCAGAGCTTGTCGATCCTTGTTTGACGAAAGGGGGCACTATGCTTGGCACTACTAATAAAGGTGACCCATTTGCGTTTCCTATGCCAGATGGCACGCTATGCGATCGCTCTCAGGAAATTATCGAAGGCTATCACTTATTGGGATTAGATGCCTTGATTGGCATCGGGGGAGATGGCAGCCTAGCGATTCTGCGTCGTCTGGCGCAGCAAGGTGGTTTAAATCTGGTTGGCATTCCTAAAACGATTGATAACGATGTGAGCGTTACTGAGTGTTCAATTGGGTTCGATACAGCCGTTAGCGTTGCCACAGAAGCGGTTGATCGGCTGCAATTCACGGCTGCCAGCCATAGCCGAGTCATGATCCTGGAAGTGATGGGGCGTGATGCTGGGCATATTGCCATGTGTGCTGGGATCGCAGGAGGAGCCGACATTATTCTCATCCCAGAAATTCCGTATACGCTGGATGGCATATGCGAAACGATCAAAGCTCGGCAACAAATTGGCAAAAATTATTGTCTGCTAGTTGTGGCAGAAGCCGTGCGGACTGAAGCAGGCGATCGCATTACGATTAAAGATGGGGGAGGCTGTCGCTTAGGGGGGATCGGGCATTATCTATCTCAATCACTCTGCGACCGGATTGATGCCGAAGTCCGTGTGACTGTCTTAGGACACATTCAACGGGGTGGCATCCCGTCTCATTTAGATCGGCTAATTGCAACCTGTTTTGGAGTCGCCGCTGTGGAATTGATTGCTAAAGAAAAATACGACCACGTAGTGACTTGGCAGCGTCGTTCTGTCGTTGCAGTTCCAATCGAAGAAGCGATTTCTAAATACTCCACAGTTAATCCTCAAGGAACTCTGGCAACCACAGCACGACGCATGGGAATCTTTTTGGGAAGTTAG